From a region of the Mycolicibacterium fluoranthenivorans genome:
- a CDS encoding arabinosyltransferase domain-containing protein yields the protein MIAGLVGFLCAVATPLLPVVQTTATLNWPQAGQLNSVTAPLITQTPVQMTATVPCEVIRSVPPAGALVFGTAPKSGKQAALNSLFVNVTGSRVDITDRNVVIASVPRAKAEACQRIEITSSKDGTFATFVGLPGGDIRSGFADPNLRPGIVGVFTELTGPAPQGLSLSATIDTRFTTKPTALKLAAIVLGIVATVVALFALWRLDQLDGRRMQRIIPTRWRTATPVDGVVVGGFLLWHVIGANSSDDGYILQMARVADHAGYMSNYFRWFGSPEDPFGWFYNLLALMTHVSDASIWMRLPDLVCALVCWLLLSREVLPRLGPAVIASRPALWAAGFVLMGAWMPFNNGLRPEGQIATGALITYVLIERAIISGRLTPAAMAIISAAFTLGIQPTGLIAVAALLAGGRPVLRILVQRRRRVGLWPLILPLLAAGTVILCVVFADQTLATVMEATRIRTAIGPSQEWYTENLRYYYLILPTVDGSVSRRFGFMITALSLFASMFIMLRRKRIPGVARGPVWRLMGIIFATVFCLMFTPTKWVHHFGLFAAVGAAMAAVVTVLASRAVLRSARNRMAFTASVLFVLALCFATTNGWWYVSSYGVPFNNDKPQIGGITVSAIFFALFVITAVWAFLLHLAPRDRGESRVIRLLTAAPVPIAAGFMVTVFVASMLFGVVRQHGTYTNASSNVEALAGGCGLADNVLVEPDPNEGFLTALPGDYGPLGPLGGVKPVGFTPNGVPDHIVAEAIRLTLPMPGTDYDWDAPVKLKTPGINGSTVPLPYGLDPAKVPLAGSFVEGPAQQEARLASAWYQLPPPDAGHPLVVVTAAGTITGNSIFNGLTQGQPVELEYGRPGPDGAPVPAGRVVPYDIGPLPSWRNLRYDRRQIPADATFVRVVAEDKSLSQGDWVAITPPRVPQVKTIQEYLGSTQPVLMDWAVGLAFPCQQPMLHANGVTDVPKYRITPDYNAKMKDTDTWQDGVNGGLLGISDLLLRAHLMATYLNKDWGRDWGSLRKFETIVDAAPAEIDLGTATHSGLYSPGQIRIKP from the coding sequence ATGATCGCCGGTCTCGTCGGTTTCCTGTGTGCGGTGGCCACACCGCTGCTGCCCGTGGTGCAGACCACGGCGACGCTGAACTGGCCGCAGGCGGGCCAACTGAACAGCGTGACCGCGCCGCTGATCACCCAGACACCGGTGCAGATGACGGCGACCGTGCCGTGCGAGGTCATCAGGTCGGTGCCGCCGGCCGGGGCGCTGGTGTTCGGCACGGCCCCCAAGTCGGGTAAGCAGGCCGCGCTCAACTCCTTGTTCGTCAACGTCACCGGCTCGCGTGTCGATATCACCGACCGCAACGTGGTGATCGCGAGTGTGCCGCGCGCCAAAGCCGAGGCGTGCCAGCGCATCGAGATCACCTCCTCGAAGGACGGGACGTTCGCGACGTTCGTCGGGCTGCCCGGCGGCGATATCCGCAGCGGCTTTGCCGACCCGAATCTGCGCCCCGGCATAGTCGGGGTGTTCACCGAACTGACCGGTCCTGCACCGCAGGGCCTTTCGCTGTCGGCGACGATCGACACCCGGTTCACCACCAAACCCACCGCACTCAAGCTCGCCGCGATCGTGCTCGGCATCGTGGCCACCGTGGTGGCGCTGTTCGCGTTGTGGCGCCTGGATCAGCTCGACGGCCGGCGGATGCAGCGGATCATCCCGACCCGCTGGCGCACCGCGACCCCGGTCGACGGTGTCGTCGTCGGTGGGTTCCTGCTGTGGCATGTGATCGGCGCCAACTCCTCCGACGACGGCTACATCCTGCAGATGGCCCGGGTCGCCGACCATGCCGGCTACATGTCGAACTACTTCCGCTGGTTCGGCAGCCCGGAGGATCCGTTCGGCTGGTTCTACAACCTGCTCGCCCTGATGACGCACGTCAGCGATGCCAGCATCTGGATGCGGCTGCCGGACCTGGTGTGCGCGCTGGTGTGCTGGCTGCTGCTCTCGCGTGAGGTGCTGCCCCGGCTGGGGCCCGCCGTCATCGCGAGCCGGCCCGCGCTGTGGGCGGCGGGTTTCGTCCTGATGGGCGCGTGGATGCCGTTCAACAACGGGCTGCGCCCGGAAGGCCAGATCGCCACCGGCGCGCTGATCACCTACGTGCTGATCGAACGCGCCATCATCTCGGGCCGGCTCACTCCGGCGGCCATGGCGATCATCTCCGCGGCGTTCACCCTCGGTATCCAGCCCACCGGCCTGATCGCCGTGGCGGCCCTGCTGGCCGGTGGCCGGCCGGTACTGCGCATCCTGGTGCAGCGCCGCCGCCGGGTCGGGCTGTGGCCGCTGATCCTGCCGCTGCTGGCCGCGGGCACCGTCATCCTGTGCGTGGTGTTCGCCGACCAGACGCTGGCGACGGTGATGGAGGCCACCAGGATTCGGACCGCGATCGGGCCGAGCCAGGAGTGGTACACCGAGAACCTGCGCTACTACTACCTGATCCTGCCCACCGTGGACGGTTCGGTGTCGCGGCGGTTCGGCTTCATGATCACCGCGCTGAGCCTATTCGCGTCGATGTTCATCATGTTGCGCCGCAAGCGGATTCCCGGCGTGGCCCGCGGCCCGGTATGGCGGCTGATGGGCATCATCTTCGCGACGGTGTTCTGCCTGATGTTCACCCCCACCAAATGGGTGCACCACTTCGGCCTGTTCGCCGCCGTGGGCGCGGCCATGGCCGCGGTGGTGACGGTGCTTGCCTCGCGCGCGGTGCTGCGTTCGGCGCGAAACCGGATGGCGTTCACGGCTTCCGTGTTGTTCGTGCTGGCGCTGTGCTTCGCCACCACCAACGGCTGGTGGTACGTGTCGAGCTACGGGGTGCCGTTCAACAACGACAAGCCCCAGATCGGCGGAATCACCGTCAGCGCAATCTTCTTCGCGCTGTTCGTGATCACCGCGGTGTGGGCGTTCCTGCTGCATTTGGCGCCCCGCGACCGCGGCGAGAGCAGGGTGATCCGCCTGCTCACGGCGGCGCCCGTGCCGATCGCGGCCGGATTCATGGTCACGGTATTCGTGGCGTCGATGCTGTTCGGCGTGGTGCGTCAGCACGGCACCTACACGAACGCGTCGTCGAATGTCGAAGCGCTCGCCGGCGGATGCGGGCTGGCCGACAACGTGTTGGTCGAGCCGGATCCCAACGAGGGATTCCTGACGGCACTGCCGGGCGATTACGGCCCGCTCGGCCCGCTGGGCGGCGTCAAGCCGGTCGGCTTCACCCCTAACGGCGTCCCGGATCACATTGTCGCCGAAGCGATCCGGCTGACCCTACCGATGCCCGGCACCGACTACGACTGGGATGCGCCGGTCAAGCTGAAGACCCCGGGGATCAACGGCTCGACCGTGCCGCTGCCCTACGGTCTGGACCCCGCCAAGGTGCCGCTGGCCGGGAGCTTCGTCGAGGGCCCGGCCCAGCAGGAGGCCCGGCTGGCCTCGGCGTGGTACCAGCTGCCGCCGCCGGACGCCGGACATCCGCTGGTGGTCGTGACCGCGGCAGGCACCATCACCGGTAACAGCATCTTCAACGGCCTCACCCAGGGCCAGCCGGTCGAACTCGAGTACGGCCGCCCCGGTCCCGACGGTGCTCCCGTGCCCGCCGGGCGCGTGGTGCCCTACGACATCGGCCCGCTGCCCTCGTGGCGCAACCTGCGCTATGACCGCCGCCAGATCCCGGCCGACGCGACGTTCGTTCGCGTGGTGGCCGAGGACAAGTCGCTGTCCCAGGGTGATTGGGTGGCCATCACCCCGCCGCGAGTGCCACAGGTCAAGACGATCCAGGAGTACCTCGGGTCTACGCAGCCGGTGCTGATGGACTGGGCGGTCGGCCTGGCCTTCCCGTGCCAGCAGCCGATGCTGCACGCCAACGGTGTCACCGATGTGCCCAAGTACCGCATCACGCCGGACTACAACGCCAAGATGAAGGACACCGACACCTGGCAGGACGGCGTCAACGGCGGTCTGCTCGGGATCAGTGATCTACTGCTGCGGGCGCATCTGATGGCGACGTACCTGAACAAGGACTGGGGCCGGGACTGGGGTTCGCTGCGCAAGTTCGAGACCATCGTCGATGCCGCGCCCGCCGAGATCGACCTGGGCACGGCGACGCACTCGGGCCTGTACTCGCCGGGGCAGATCCGGATCAAGCCGTAG
- a CDS encoding arabinosyltransferase domain-containing protein, with protein sequence MPARTTRLVAIIAGIVGLLLCALTPLLPVKQTTATITWPQAPTADGFVGDLTAPLVSGAPLALDVSIPCQAVATLPASGGLVFATIPPGGIDATRNGLFARATADTVFVAFRDTVTAVAPRAAVSAGACSTLHIWANTGGVGADFIGIPGAAGTAAIEKKPQVAGIFTDLKVAPQQGLGARVDIDTRFISTPTALKAAVMGLGVLSVLISIVMLAVLDRGATHRIRHVWRRFWRVGWATWTADAAVLGGLLVWHVIGAISSDDGYNLTMARVSGDAGYVANYYRYFGTSEAPFDWYQSVLSHFAALSTAGVWMRLPALLAGIGTWILLSRWLIPRLGRRLATNRIAVWTAAAVFLAAWFPFNNGLRPEPLIAFGVLAVWALVELTIGTRRLWPAALAVVLAVFTVTLAPQGILALAPLLVGGRAIVTVLRDRRAVLPALAAFAAAASLLAVIVFRSQTLASVAEAVRIKYTVGPTISWYQEFLRYYFLTVEDSTDGSLTRRFSVLVLMLCLFGMIAVLLRKGRIPGLAGGPMWRLIGICAVGLLLLTFTPTKWAVQFGAFAGISGAFGAVTAFTFARVGLHSRRNLALYVTALLFVLAWATSGINGWFYTGNYGVPWFDRQPVLAGQPVTTMFLALAIITGVLAGWLHFRIDYAGHTEVADTRRNRVLASTPLLVVAIIMVVLEVGSMAKGFVQRYPAYTNAKANMSALTSGLSSASCGMADDVLVEADPNAGMLQPVPGQTYGKYGPLGGENPVGFTPAGISDTLEPPKPVVANPGTVNSDGSPNKPNVGIAYAAGTGGGYGPVGVNGSNVFLPFGLDPARTPVMGSYKENSTAAKATSAWYQLPPRTADRPLVTVAAAGAIWYYDEEGDFHYGQSLKLQWGVHRPDGSYQALAAVQPIDVFAQYAWRNLRFPLAWAPPEANVARLVADDPNLSDDQWFGFTPPRVPQLQTAQQFLGSQTPVMLDIATAANFPCQRPFSEHLGVAELPQYRILPNVKQVVVSSNMWQSAQKGGPFLFIQALLRTSSIPTYLNNDWYRDWGSLERYDPVVPPAQAPMAAIDQGTQRVFGWSRPGPIRALP encoded by the coding sequence GTGCCCGCCAGGACTACCCGACTCGTCGCCATCATCGCGGGCATCGTCGGCCTGCTGCTGTGTGCCTTGACCCCGCTCCTCCCGGTCAAGCAGACCACCGCCACCATCACCTGGCCCCAGGCCCCCACCGCAGACGGATTCGTCGGGGACCTGACGGCGCCGCTGGTGTCCGGTGCCCCGCTGGCCCTCGATGTCTCGATCCCGTGCCAGGCGGTGGCCACCCTTCCGGCCTCCGGCGGTCTGGTGTTCGCCACCATCCCGCCCGGAGGTATCGACGCCACCCGTAACGGCCTGTTCGCCCGCGCCACCGCCGACACCGTCTTCGTGGCCTTCCGCGATACCGTCACCGCGGTCGCGCCGCGCGCCGCCGTCAGCGCGGGCGCCTGCAGCACGCTGCACATCTGGGCCAACACCGGCGGCGTCGGCGCAGATTTCATCGGGATCCCCGGCGCGGCGGGTACCGCGGCGATCGAGAAGAAGCCACAAGTCGCCGGGATCTTCACCGATCTCAAGGTGGCCCCGCAGCAGGGTCTGGGCGCCCGGGTGGACATCGACACCCGGTTCATCTCCACACCGACGGCACTCAAAGCCGCGGTCATGGGTCTCGGCGTGCTGAGCGTGCTGATCTCGATCGTGATGCTGGCCGTGCTGGACCGCGGCGCCACCCACCGGATCCGGCACGTGTGGCGACGGTTCTGGCGGGTCGGTTGGGCCACCTGGACCGCCGATGCCGCCGTGCTCGGCGGACTGTTGGTGTGGCACGTGATCGGCGCCATCTCCTCCGATGACGGTTACAACCTGACGATGGCCCGGGTGTCCGGTGACGCCGGCTACGTCGCCAACTACTACCGCTATTTCGGCACCTCGGAGGCCCCGTTCGACTGGTACCAGTCGGTGCTCAGCCACTTCGCCGCCCTCAGCACCGCCGGCGTGTGGATGCGGCTGCCCGCACTCCTGGCCGGCATCGGGACGTGGATCCTGCTGTCACGCTGGCTCATTCCCCGGTTGGGCCGCCGGCTGGCCACCAATCGCATCGCGGTCTGGACGGCGGCTGCGGTATTCCTTGCCGCCTGGTTCCCGTTCAACAACGGTCTGCGCCCCGAACCGCTGATCGCCTTCGGTGTCCTGGCGGTGTGGGCACTCGTCGAGCTCACCATCGGGACCCGCCGGCTGTGGCCCGCGGCGCTCGCCGTCGTGCTCGCGGTGTTCACCGTGACGCTGGCCCCGCAGGGCATCCTGGCGCTGGCCCCCCTGCTGGTCGGTGGGCGCGCGATCGTCACGGTGCTGAGGGACCGGCGCGCGGTGCTGCCCGCGCTGGCCGCGTTCGCGGCCGCGGCGTCGCTGCTGGCGGTGATCGTGTTCCGAAGCCAGACCCTGGCGAGTGTCGCCGAGGCGGTACGGATCAAGTACACCGTCGGCCCGACCATCTCCTGGTACCAGGAATTCCTGCGCTACTACTTCCTCACCGTGGAGGACAGCACCGACGGCTCCCTGACGCGGCGGTTCTCGGTCCTGGTGTTGATGCTGTGCCTGTTCGGCATGATCGCGGTGCTGCTGCGCAAGGGTCGGATCCCCGGTCTGGCGGGCGGGCCGATGTGGCGGTTGATCGGGATATGCGCCGTGGGCCTGCTGCTGCTGACCTTCACACCGACCAAGTGGGCCGTGCAGTTCGGTGCGTTCGCCGGGATCTCCGGCGCGTTCGGTGCGGTGACCGCCTTCACGTTCGCGCGGGTGGGTCTGCACAGCCGCCGGAATCTCGCCCTGTATGTCACCGCGCTGCTGTTCGTGCTGGCGTGGGCGACCTCCGGTATCAACGGCTGGTTCTACACCGGCAACTACGGGGTGCCCTGGTTCGACCGCCAGCCGGTGCTGGCCGGCCAGCCGGTCACCACGATGTTCCTGGCGCTGGCGATCATCACCGGGGTGTTGGCCGGCTGGCTGCACTTCCGCATCGACTACGCCGGGCACACCGAGGTGGCCGACACCCGGCGCAACCGCGTGCTCGCGTCGACCCCGCTGCTGGTGGTGGCCATCATCATGGTGGTGCTCGAAGTCGGCTCCATGGCAAAGGGATTCGTACAGCGCTATCCCGCGTACACCAACGCCAAGGCGAACATGTCGGCGCTGACCTCCGGGCTGTCGAGCGCCAGCTGCGGGATGGCCGACGACGTCCTGGTCGAGGCCGACCCCAATGCCGGTATGCTGCAACCGGTTCCGGGCCAGACGTACGGCAAGTACGGACCGCTCGGCGGCGAGAACCCGGTCGGGTTCACCCCCGCCGGTATCAGCGACACCCTCGAGCCGCCCAAACCGGTGGTGGCCAACCCGGGCACCGTGAACTCCGACGGATCCCCCAACAAGCCCAATGTCGGGATCGCGTACGCGGCCGGCACCGGCGGCGGCTACGGACCGGTCGGGGTGAACGGCTCGAATGTGTTCCTGCCGTTCGGACTCGATCCCGCTCGCACCCCGGTGATGGGCAGCTACAAGGAGAACTCCACCGCTGCCAAGGCCACCTCGGCCTGGTACCAGCTGCCGCCACGTACCGCGGACCGCCCGCTGGTGACCGTCGCCGCGGCCGGCGCCATCTGGTACTACGACGAGGAAGGCGACTTCCACTACGGGCAGTCGCTGAAGCTGCAGTGGGGTGTGCACCGTCCCGACGGCAGCTACCAGGCCCTCGCTGCGGTCCAGCCCATCGACGTGTTCGCCCAGTACGCATGGCGCAACCTGCGTTTCCCGTTGGCATGGGCGCCGCCGGAGGCCAACGTCGCGCGCCTGGTGGCCGACGACCCGAACCTGTCCGACGACCAGTGGTTCGGTTTCACCCCACCGCGGGTGCCGCAACTGCAGACCGCCCAACAGTTCCTCGGCTCGCAGACGCCGGTGATGCTGGACATCGCCACCGCCGCGAACTTCCCGTGCCAGCGGCCGTTCTCCGAACACCTCGGCGTCGCCGAGCTTCCGCAGTACCGCATCCTGCCCAACGTCAAACAAGTGGTGGTGTCGTCGAACATGTGGCAGTCCGCCCAGAAGGGTGGCCCCTTCCTGTTCATCCAGGCGTTGTTGCGCACGTCGTCCATCCCGACGTACCTGAACAACGACTGGTACCGCGACTGGGGCTCACTGGAACGCTACGACCCGGTGGTGCCGCCGGCCCAGGCGCCCATGGCCGCCATCGACCAGGGCACCCAGCGGGTGTTCGGCTGGAGTAGGCCCGGGCCGATCAGGGCGCTGCCGTGA
- a CDS encoding alkane 1-monooxygenase — translation MARNNVADQEGLRTPAWRDAKRYLWLLGAIVPGLVPFAWLLVHVTGQEVFWWVGPLMAFIIIPVVDHLVGSDNSRESEKTLEWLEDDAFYRWVTYLYLPNQYLSLVFACWLWSGGGWVTMHTLDKVGLMVTVGIVGGISINAAHELGHRRATAERRLSKIALAQTGYGHFFVEHNRGHHVRVATVEDPASARLGEPLVHFIPRSVLGGVCSAWRLEGERLARAGTPRWSLRWILKNEVLNAWLMTLALFLGLSVWFGIVIAPWLIGQAIIGVCLLESVNYLEHYGLRRQRLASGRYERVGPQHSWNSDTLIANVFLFHLQRHSDHHTNPQRRYQTLRPADQAPQLPYGYGTMLVLAWCTPLWRRTMDPRVLAHYGGDAALAALGPARSRSTAQRA, via the coding sequence ATGGCAAGGAATAACGTGGCAGATCAAGAAGGCCTCCGCACGCCGGCCTGGCGTGACGCGAAGCGATACCTCTGGTTGCTCGGTGCCATCGTGCCCGGCCTGGTTCCTTTCGCGTGGCTACTAGTCCATGTGACCGGCCAGGAGGTGTTCTGGTGGGTCGGTCCGCTCATGGCCTTCATCATCATCCCTGTCGTCGATCACCTGGTCGGAAGCGATAATTCCCGTGAGTCCGAGAAGACCCTGGAGTGGCTCGAGGACGATGCCTTCTACCGCTGGGTGACCTACCTCTACCTACCCAACCAGTATCTGTCGCTGGTGTTCGCATGTTGGCTGTGGAGCGGCGGCGGCTGGGTCACCATGCACACGCTGGACAAAGTCGGGTTGATGGTCACCGTCGGCATCGTGGGCGGGATCTCGATCAACGCCGCACATGAGCTTGGTCACCGTCGGGCGACCGCTGAGCGGCGCCTCAGCAAGATCGCGCTGGCGCAGACCGGCTACGGACATTTCTTCGTCGAACACAACCGGGGCCACCACGTCCGGGTCGCGACGGTCGAGGACCCCGCCAGCGCCCGCCTCGGCGAGCCCCTGGTCCACTTCATCCCCCGCTCGGTCCTGGGCGGCGTGTGCTCGGCCTGGCGTCTGGAGGGCGAACGGCTGGCCCGGGCCGGCACACCGAGATGGTCTCTGCGCTGGATCCTCAAGAACGAGGTACTCAACGCCTGGCTAATGACCCTCGCCCTGTTCCTCGGACTGAGTGTGTGGTTCGGCATCGTCATCGCGCCCTGGCTGATCGGTCAGGCCATCATCGGGGTGTGCCTGCTGGAGTCGGTGAACTATCTGGAGCACTACGGGCTGCGCCGCCAGCGGCTGGCCAGTGGCCGGTACGAGCGGGTGGGGCCCCAGCACTCCTGGAACAGCGACACGCTGATCGCCAATGTGTTCCTGTTCCACCTGCAGCGCCATTCCGACCATCACACCAATCCGCAGCGCCGGTATCAGACCCTGCGGCCCGCCGACCAAGCACCGCAGTTGCCGTACGGCTACGGCACCATGCTGGTGCTGGCCTGGTGCACGCCGCTGTGGCGCCGGACCATGGACCCCCGGGTGCTCGCCCATTACGGCGGCGACGCCGCCCTGGCGGCGCTCGGTCCCGCCCGATCCCGTTCCACCGCGCAGCGCGCATAA
- a CDS encoding GMC oxidoreductase, giving the protein MIGSGYGGGVSALRLGQAGVETLILERGRLWDTPDADGKRFTKMLPADTRAGWFSDVPPSIVTSFRGVSIDAVAAHNPSSQPKQAGICEKVTHGAHHVFHGVGVGGGSMVNAAIAAIPTPDQVRAAFPDIDPTEFLGTYMDRARTALRISYRNMDWFEQTPYFQYARVGRAYAQTAGYKVDYNGSAYSFDYMMREANGEVPLSALDWECQFGNNYGRDGSVDQTYIAAAIKTGKVTLQPLTEVTGIRRERSGEYVVSTRRIDRWGAEQSRDEFGCDQLYLAAGVLGTNQLLLRARDTGTLSDLSDEIGRGYGNNGDLMLAHNLKDSDPAGTKQSLLGMINLDGRDDPVNPVYASMFSLPLPIETHALGYYVMVKTGDRSDITFDKASDSIRIDWPQSHTDHLIERAKIVFDKLTAANGVDYRDDLFSGEAFASNTVHPLGGCVRGKATDAFGRVNGYDNLFVNDASLIPGYIGCNPYMSITALAERNIEGILAGRH; this is encoded by the coding sequence GTGATCGGCAGTGGTTACGGCGGCGGAGTGAGTGCCCTGCGACTCGGCCAGGCCGGCGTCGAGACCCTCATCCTGGAGCGGGGCAGGTTGTGGGACACCCCCGACGCGGACGGTAAACGGTTCACCAAGATGCTTCCCGCCGACACCCGTGCGGGTTGGTTCTCCGACGTCCCGCCCAGCATCGTGACGTCGTTCCGGGGAGTTTCCATCGACGCCGTCGCCGCCCATAACCCGTCCTCCCAGCCCAAGCAGGCCGGGATTTGCGAGAAGGTCACCCACGGTGCCCACCATGTGTTCCACGGCGTCGGGGTGGGCGGTGGCTCGATGGTGAACGCCGCCATCGCGGCGATCCCGACCCCGGACCAGGTGCGGGCGGCCTTCCCCGATATCGATCCCACGGAATTCCTCGGCACCTATATGGACCGCGCCAGGACGGCGCTGCGGATCAGCTACCGGAACATGGACTGGTTCGAGCAGACCCCGTACTTCCAGTACGCCAGGGTGGGTCGCGCGTACGCCCAGACCGCCGGCTACAAGGTGGACTACAACGGCAGCGCGTATTCGTTCGACTACATGATGCGTGAGGCCAACGGTGAGGTGCCGCTTTCCGCCCTGGACTGGGAGTGCCAGTTCGGCAACAACTACGGCCGCGACGGCAGTGTCGACCAGACGTATATCGCCGCGGCGATCAAGACCGGCAAGGTGACGTTGCAACCGCTGACCGAGGTCACCGGAATTCGGCGGGAGCGCTCCGGTGAGTACGTGGTGTCCACCCGGCGCATAGACCGGTGGGGCGCCGAACAGTCCCGCGACGAATTCGGTTGTGACCAGCTCTATCTCGCCGCCGGTGTGCTGGGCACCAACCAGCTCCTGCTCCGCGCCCGCGATACCGGCACGCTGTCGGACCTGTCCGACGAGATCGGCCGCGGCTACGGCAACAACGGGGATCTGATGCTCGCGCACAACCTCAAGGACAGCGATCCTGCGGGCACCAAACAGTCCCTGCTGGGCATGATCAATCTCGACGGCCGCGACGACCCGGTGAACCCGGTGTACGCCAGCATGTTCTCGCTGCCGCTGCCCATCGAGACGCACGCGCTGGGGTACTACGTGATGGTCAAGACCGGCGATCGCTCCGACATCACCTTCGACAAGGCGTCGGATTCCATTCGGATCGACTGGCCCCAAAGCCACACCGACCATCTGATCGAGCGGGCCAAGATCGTGTTCGACAAGCTCACCGCGGCCAACGGCGTCGACTATCGCGACGACCTGTTCTCAGGAGAAGCCTTCGCCTCCAACACCGTTCACCCGCTGGGTGGGTGTGTGCGGGGTAAGGCCACCGACGCGTTCGGCCGGGTCAACGGCTATGACAATCTGTTCGTCAACGACGCGTCACTGATTCCGGGCTATATCGGCTGTAATCCGTACATGTCGATCACCGCACTGGCCGAGCGCAACATCGAGGGGATCCTGGCCGGCCGGCACTAA